Part of the Nitrospirota bacterium genome is shown below.
GTATTCAGTGGTCTCTCCTGAAATACCAAATGAGCACCTTTTCGATATTTGCGGCGATACTGTCTTTGGCATTAATGATAAATATTTTGTCCTGTATCTGAAACAGTTCCTTCTCCATCCTTTCCACCGGCGGGGGGTTCTCATATCGTCTTGCCAGTTCTTCCTCACACATCAGCACGATCTTGTCTTTCATTCTAAGTTCCGTGTCAACGAAGAAGATGCTGATTTCAGACAAAAGGTCTCCTGTCCTGTCAAAGAAGGCCGATATCTCGCTCTGGTATATCTGCTTCGGGGGAGAGGATTTGATCTCCATGTATACTATTGCACCGTCGACTTTCGCGATGAGATCATAATCGCCGCCGACCCGTGGCCTCTTGAACCGCAATCCCCACAACGCTTCTGTTGCAAATTCCTTCTTGAAAATCTGGGCAACAAACCATTCCAGCGTCTCGCCGAAACTCTTTATCGGTTCAGAAGAGAGCCGGTATCCGTCATCTGTTTTTACAGCGAGGCCGATATTCTTTATGTATTCCAGATATTCACCGGTGACTTCTGCGGTCGCGTACCGGGTTACCTGTTCACGCCTGAAGAAATCCTGATGTTTGATCACGTCTCTCAGGAACAGCCGGAATGAATATCTCTGCATCATCCCGTAAAAACTTTCGAGAAATGCATCTTCGGGAATCAGCAGGTCGTCCGAAGGCTCTTTTTTGTAAATCCTGAACCCTCTCCGTTTCAGCAATGCATCGAGGGGCGGCGTAAGCTTTGCAAGTGATTTTCTCAGCCTTTTGATTTCATCGCGGAGAGACCCGGTCTCATCGGCAGGCCTGTCACTTATCATCGTGGCGCAGCGTCAGTGACGGAGAAGCGGGAATCTGCCGAGCACACAGAAACAGCATCTTTGCCGTGGTGCATTTGCAATGACATGTGTACTGCCGCATGCGGAACATCCATGTGTGACGAATACCCTTTAATGAATAAACTTAATCGCAATCCTTCTGTGTCTGGGACCGTCAAACTCACAGAAAAAAATCGACTGCCAGGTGCCCAAAAGCAGCTTGCCCTCATCGATAATTACATGAACCGATGTCCCGACAATCGTCGATTTGATATGGGCGTCCGCATTGCCTTCCCTGTGGAAATATCCCATTTCATGGGGGACAAGCCTGTTCAGTGCGTTCTGGATATCGCGCTGAACGCTCGGGTCTGCGCCTTCGTTTATTGTGATGCCGGCGGTGGTATGCGGAACGTACAGGAAACAAACCCCTTTCAGAATGTTTGCCTCTTTTGTTACGTCCTGTACCATATCAGTAATATCGATCAGTTCAACCCGCGATTTGCTTCTGACATTAATGTGTTTGACCATATTCAATCCTCCAGTTCATCCATCTCTGTCATCAGGAGAGTTCTGACCTCCTTCGATAAGCGTCAGTAGAGCCGTACGATACCATGTTTTGTCCTTTCGCAGGCAGATCCGCCGGGAAGGGGGAAAAGGAAATTTCATGCAAGTCTGTTTTTTTTGCGGCATTCTCTCTCTTCTCGGGAGTCTGTTCACGCATCTGCGGAGTTCGAGTATAGTCCTCTCAAAACTTCGTCATAAAATTTCCCATCAGTGATGAATTCAATGGAGAGCGAAACGATCTGTTCCGGCAGATCCAGCCCTCTGAGTCTCATTATATCCTTTTCTGTCGTAACAATCCACTCTGCACCTGTCCTTGCCGCGTTGCGCGTTACTGTCTGTATGTCTCGCTGCGTATACCGGTGGTGGTCCCTGAAACTTATGATGCCTTTCAGTTCCTTCTTTGCATCCACTGACAGAAAGGTCTGCCTGAACGACTGCGGATTTCCTATTCCGCAGAAGCCAAAAAACGTTCTGTTTTCTGCCCAGTTGAGCGGAAACGACTCGCCGTGCAGGGTTCTGAACGCAACAGGCCGGTGCTCTGCAACAAAAAGAGATGCATGCCCGTTATGCCTTCGTATTTCACTCATCAGTGCATCCTGTGCCTGAGGGCTGCTGCCTGAGGCACGCTTTGTGAGCACAATGACATCAGCGCGCTTCATCTCCTGCAGCGGTTCCCTGAGTGTCCCGAGAGGAATAAGCCTCCTGTTGCCAAACGGGTTTGCGCTGTCGATCAGAAGGATATTTTTATCTCTGAAAAGCGACCAGTGCTGAAATCCGTCGTCGAGTATGAAAAGATCGGGCCGGTGTTCGGGTTCCATCTGATTGAGGGCAAACATGCCCGATTCGTACCGGTTGCCGCCCTTAACTACAGTTGCCCCGGGGAGTTTTTCTGCCATGAGCACTGCTTCATCTCCCGCCAGCTTTGCATCCAAAAGGGGTCCTTGGCCCATGCTGACAAGACAGGGGCCTCTGGCCTTCCCCATGTATCCTCTTGTGAGGATGCAGGGTTTTAACCCCCTGCGCATTACTTCCTTGGCCAGTGCGATCGCTGCAGGTGTTTTTCCAGTTCCCCCGACAGTCATATTGCCGATACTGAGAACTCTGCGCGGGAGTCTCTTCTGATTTCTGTGTGCAGCGGTTTTTTTCAGGATGCAGCCGAGATGATACACAAGCTCAAGAACAGTCATGCCGTGCTATTTCTTCTGTTCAGATACCCTTTCACAAAGAGATATGAAAGTCCTGATAACACCACCCCGAGGAAGAGACTCCCTGCAAGTATCGGCCAGATGTAATGGCTGACATAATTTATGTCACCCGAGAACGTAATCCGGAGAAAACTTCTATGCAGCAACAGGTTCCCGACCTGGGCGCAGAGAAAAAGTTGGAACGGGTAGGAGACCGGATTGGATATCTGTGTTCCTAAAAGCACGATCAGGGTATTGACCCTCAGGACGGACGCAAGGAAAATGGCGATTACGGTATGGGTGCCCAGAACAGGCACAAAGGCAACAAAAATGCCAACAGCAATCCCGAGCGCTATTTCCTTTGGAGTCAACCCCTTTTTTGTGAATCTTAGAATGTAGTCTTTTATTTTTGAAAAAAGTTTCATATGCAACAAGCTCTGTTCATTCTTCTGTTGCGTATCCGCTGTTCACTCGGCAATTACGCATGTCCGGTTATTCCGTTCATGACGGACAATGATACAGTTGGATGAAACTAGTTTACCCTTAAATGAGGTTTTTTGGGAATATCAGGGACAACACTGTTCATTTCAGAAAGCCCGCGATAATCTCCATCGCCTTCCCGACAGCACCGGTGTTCGCGGCATAGAGCTCCCGTGCAGTTATGCCCATCCTGCCCGCTTTTTCCGGAGCAAGGAGCAGCTCCTCGATCTTCGGAAAGAGTGCATCTTCCCGGACTTCAACTGCTGCGCCTTTTTGGTAGAATTGTGCGATTACCGGGAAATTCTCCATATGAGGGCCGCATACGATGGGCTTGCCCCAGTACGCCGGTTCCAGCGGGTTCTGTCCCCCGTGCCCCCGGAAACTCTTTCCGATTATTGCGATGTCTGAGACGCTGTATACCGCTGAAAGTTCGCCGACAGTGTCCAGGAGGATAACCATTCCCTGAAGGACAGCCGGAGATGAGGCGGGGTCGTCCAATGCGGAACGTTTCATATACGGGATATCCCTTGCCCGGAGCATCTCCTCAACACCCCTGAACCTCTCCGGATGTCTCGGGGCAATGATCAGGGTGAGATCCGGAAACTTCTCCTTAAGGGCGCTATACCCGGCTGACAGGAGGTCTTCTTCTCCTTCATGGGTGCTTCCTGCGGTGACCACCGGCCCCCTGAGTTTGTTCGTCCATTCCGGAATTTTGGCCGGAGGGCTTATGTCGAATTTGAAATTGCCGATCGTAACAATACGTTCCCGGCTGGCCCCGAGTTCCCTGATCCTTTCTGCATACTCGTTGTTCTGCATGCCGAAAAAATCCACATGGGCAAGCACCGTTTTCATGAAAAACCTGATCTTCCGGTAGCCTTTGAATGATTTTTCTGAAATACGCCCGTTCAGCAGAAGGACAGGGATTCCATGTTCCCGAAAAACTCTGATGAGATTCGGCCAGAGTTCTGTTTCGATTACGATCAGCAGCTCAGGAGATACTTTCTTTATGACTCTTTTCAGGATAAAAGGGATATCCAGCGGAAGATAGACAACTGCCGTGCCTCCGGGAGCCCTTTCTCCTGCCACTTTCCGGCCTGTATCGGTAATGGTGGAAAGAATCAGCCTCCTGTCAGGATACCGCTCCTTCAGATTCCCGAGGAGCGCTGATGCAGCCATGACCTCACCGACGGAAACGGCATGAATCCAGACCGCGCCCCTCGATTTCCTTCCTGCCGGAGGAGCGGTGTGCCCGAAGAGGATCGCCGCGTTAAGGTTTCCGAATTTTTCCCTGAGCCATCTCTTCCGGAGTTCTTTCGGTCTCCTGAAATACTCGAACGGCAACAGCACGAGGACGACAATCATATAAAGGAGGCTATACACAAAGATCATTGGTGTGGACTCTTTCGGGGGTGCCGTGGTGATCCATGAAGTGCACTATCCTCCTCCGGCAAGCTCTATTACCATGCCGGCGACCCTGTCAGAGGGGGTTTTCCCAAGGAATGGTTCTCTCACGTTTCTGAGGCTCTCACGCATGCCTTCCCGGTACTTTGTATCGGAGATGATCTTTTTCAGCTCCCCCATGATTGTTTCCGTATCCGCCCGCTCCTGTATGAGCTCGGTTACCACTTCCCTTCCCGAGAGGATATTGACCAGTGAGATATGCCTGACATCAAGGATGAGTTTCCCGAGCTGATAGGTAAGGGGAGAGAGCTTGTAGATTACCACCATCGGGACTTCAAGCAGGGCGGTCTGCAGCGTCGCGGTGCCTGAAGCAACCACCGCAATGTCTGATGCCGCCAGTGTCCTTACTGTTTCGCCTTTGTGAATATGCACCCCTTCGTCCCTGAAGCCTGACAGCCAAGACGCATATCTTCCCTCATCTGTGTTGGAGGACAGCGGCATGCAAAGCCGATAATGTGCTGTTGCAGGGTCAGTTTTGAACTTTCTGACGACATTGAGCAGTAAAGGCAGATGCCTTGTAAGCTCGCTCGGCCTGCTGCCGGGCAGAAGAGAGAGAATCGGTGTCTCAGGATCGAGTCCGAGCAAAGACCTGGACTCCGCACGGATTTGGGGGTTCATTGTGAAGGATTCCCCGAGCGACGAATCCTGAGTGCCGAAGGACTCTTTCCCCAATACTGCACTGATCTCTTCGAGTATCGGGTGACCGACAAACTCGCAGGATACGCCTGCGGTCCGGTAAATGTCTTCCTCAAAAGGCAGGATGACCGCCATCCTGTCCACAAGCCTTGCGATTTTTTTTATCCTTCCCTTCCTCCATGCCCATATCTGCGGGCTTACATAATAGAGGATCCGTATGCCGAGAGAGCTGGCTATGCTGCCGACTTTCAGATTGAAATCAGGATAATCGATAAGGACGAGCACATCAGGCCTGTGTTCCCTGAGCGCTTTTACTGTTCGGCGGAAGGCCTCCCGGATTTTTCCATACGCCGAGACCGCCTCTGTAAGGCCAAAGGCATCCGAGGTTCGTGCGATAAGTTCCACCCCTGCTTCGCGCATTCTTTCCCCGCCGACGCCGAGCAGACGTACATCAGGCAATGCGCGCTTCAGGGATCTGGCAAGGAGAGAGCCGTATAATTCTCCTGAACTCTCTCCCGCAATAATCATGACAGTCGACATCGTATTAACATTCACGAAGGATTTGGCCATGCCTGCAAAGCATCCCCCTCATGCGACCATATGCACACTTCATCTGGCCGGACAAAGCTCTCCAGGGGTTTCTTGTCCTGAAAAGAGCAGATACGGCATGTGAGCGGATTTCAATGCTTTCGCAGAAACAATTGCCTTTGCAGTCCCTGCGAAACGGAGGGACGGGAATGAATAAAAAGTCCGGTTCTGCTCTTTGTTTCTCTGTTTTCATGCACCTGAAGGCTACGCAACTTCCCTGATCACCTTTGCGATTTTATGTATCGTGCGTTCTCCGAGTTCCGGGTATATCGGCAGAGACAGTACTTCCCGGGCAGCCTTCTCGGCCACAGGGAAGTCTCCCTTGTAGTATCCGAGAAATTTCAGCGCCTTCTGGAGGTGAAGCGGCACCGGATAGTAGACAACTGAGGATATCCCGTTTTCTCTCAGTGTCTGCTGGATTGCGTCCCTCCTGCCGCTCATGACCGTATACTGGTGATAGACATGAAAGGCCCCCTGTTGCTCGACCGGACATTGTACGCTGTCACCGAGGAGACTGTTGTAGAGAGCCGCATGCGCTCTTCTCTTCCTGTTGTATTCGTCGATATGTCCGAGCTTAATCAGGAGAATCCCTGCCTGGATTTCATCAAGCCTGCTGTTGAAGCCGACCCTCTCGTGCCGGTATGCACCCTTTGACCCATGATTTCTGAGAGCCCTCACGGTTTCTGCAACGCGCGGGTTGTCAAGGATAATCATGCCTCCGTCTCCGTATGCACCAAGGTTTTTGCTCGGATAGAAGCTGAAACAGCCCGCATCCCCGAAGCTTCCCGCTTTCTTCCCGTGCAATTCAGCGCCGAACGACTGCGCGCAATCTTCTATAACCTTCAGCCGGTATTTCCTCGCGATCTTTCTTATGCCTTCCATATCAGCAGGGTGGCCGAAAAGATGTACGGGAAGAATCGCCCTTGTCTTTTTTGTGATATGCGTCTCAAGCTGGCGTACATCGATATTCAGGGTTTCCGGCTCGATGTCGACAAAAACCGGGGTGGCTCCGGTATACAGTACAGCCTCAACTGTGGCAAAAAAAGTAAAGGGGGTGGTGATGACTTCATGCCCTTCACCGATTCCGAGGGCATCGAGTGCAAGATGGATCGCATCAGTCCCAGAAGCTACCCCTATGCCCTCTTTTACATGAAAATACTCTGCAGCCTTTTTTTCGAATTCACCAACCTTCGCCCCGAGTATATAATGACTGCTTTCGAGTATCTCCGTGAGGACAGAGAACACCTCGCCCTTAATGCTCCGGAACTGTTTTTTCAAATCAACCATTGGAACCATCTTTCTATCCCTCTGTCACTATAGTATGATCTTGTCTGTGATCTTCATGACTACATGCAGGGCGTTTCTGCCCTCGACTGCCGATACCTTCGGTTTCTGCCTCCCCTGAACGCACCGGATGAAATCTTTCAGCTCCTCTTTCAGGGGCTCTGTCTTTTCCGGTTTTATGATATCAGACGCGATCCCCTCCGCGTTTTTGAAATAACGTCTGACTTCCGAATTCTGGTAATCAACAGCGATATAGGAATCCCTCTGAAACACCTTCAGCCTCCTCAGCTTTTCCGGCGAAAGCCTGCTTACCGTAGCGAGGGCTGCACATCCGTTCTCGAACTCAATCCAGGCCTTTGCCACATCGATCTTGTCGGTGAGCACCTTAGCGCCCACAGCCCGTATCTCCTTCACGGGAATGGTTACGAGACTGAGAATGATATCGATATCATGGATCATCAGATCCAGAGTGACATCGACATCAGTCCCCCTCCCGAGAAAAGGTGAAAAGCGTTCGGATTCTATGAATACCGGCTCGTTGAACATTGCTGAAGCTGCGAGCACCGCAGGATTGTATCGTTCGAGATGCCCTACCTGGATGATGCAGCCGCTTTTCTCTGATTCACGGATGATCTCATCGGCCTGGGCAATATTTTCGGTTATCGGCTTCTCAATAAGTATATCCTTCTGCGCACTGAGGCAGTCGATCGCAATCGCATAATGTGATGTTGTAGGCGTTACAATACTCAGGGCGTCGACCTTGCCGAGAATATCCCTGTGGTTGTAATACGCCTGGCAACCATACTTCCCGGCAAGCGTGTCAGCTTTTTCCCTGTCGATGTCAACGATCGCGACGAGGTCTGTCTCCGCAAGCTCTGCATAGATTCGGGCATGATGCTGCCCGAGGTATCCTACCCCGATTACTCCTACCCTGACAGCCAAAAATCCCTCCTCTGGATATCTCCCTTACCCCAACGGGGAGAAAGAAATTGAAGCGTTCTCCTTATCCCCGGCGCACGGCGCTCAACCATCTTTTCATCCGCTTTGTCATCAGAGTGAATTGCTTACTCTTTTTACCTCTTCGAGTTTTTTCAGTGCCCTGCCTGAATCTATCGAATCAGCGGCCATGCTGAACGCTGTCCTGAAATCCTCAGTCTTCCCTGCAGCGATGAAGGCGACCGCAGAGTTCATGAGCACAATGTCCCTTCGTGGTCCTTTTTCGCCTCTCAGGATGGAAAGGGTAATCTCCGCATTTTCCTTCTTGTCCCCTCCGTGGATATGTTCGATGTCGCTGTTCCATATCCCGAAATCCTCGGGCTGAATATAAAAGGTTTCTACCCGGCCGTCCCTGAACCGCGCAACCTTTGTTTTGCCGGATATGCTCACTTCGTCGAGACCGCCTTCGCCATGCACGACCATTGCATCTACCGCGCCGAGATTTCCGAGCACCAGTGCGAGGACATCGGTCAGCTTCTCTGCGAATACGCCGAGTATCTGCCTCTTTGCACCTGCGGGATTCGTGATCGGCCCGAGTATATTGAAAATGGTTCTTATTCCCATTTCACGGCGGGGCCCGATCGCGTATTTCATCGCAGGGTGGAACAACGGTGCGAAAAGAAATCCGAATCCTGTCTCAAAAAGGCACTGTTCCACCTTATCTGGCACAAGATCTATTCTGATGCCGAGTGCTTCGAGCACATCTGCACTGCCTGACTGACTGGAGACAGAACGGTTGCCATGCTTTGCCACCGGCACATCCCCGCCTGACACCACAAAGGCTGTGGTTGTGGAGATATTGAAGGTATGCGACATGTCGCCTCCGGTCCCGCAGGTATCGAGGACTCCCTCGGGCGCCTTAATGGCAGATGCTTTCTCTCTCATGATTCGTGCCGCTCCGGTTATTTCCCCGACAGACTCTCCCTTGAGTCTGAGGGCGGTCAGCAAGGCGCCGATCTGTGCATCGGTTGCCTTTCCTTCCATGATCTCCCTCATGCATTCGGCCATTTCTTCTTCTGAGAGACTGATATTGCCGACGAGCATTTTTATCGCTTCTTTTATCATGAGTCACTCCACATCTTTCTTATGAAATCCGCAGCTTCAGAAAGTTCTTTAAAAGGTCTTTGCCTGTTTTTGTAAGGATTGATTCAGGGTGAAACTGCACTCCCTCGAGAACGTATTCCTTGTGCCTGACGCCCATAATCTCGCCCGCATCTGTCCACGCGGTTATTTCTAGGCAGGCAGGGAGCGTCTCTTTCCTGATCACCAGAGAATGATATCTCGTTGCCTCGAACGGATTCGGCAGGGATGCATAGATTGTCCTTCCATCGTGGTGGATGAGAGAAGTCTTTCCGTGCATAAGCCTCGGAGCCCGGATAATCTCACCGCCAAACGCCGCTCCTATTGCCTGATGACCGAGACATACCCCGAGAATCGGGATTTTTCCGGCAAAATGCGTGATTACCGCGATCGAGATCCCCGCTTCTTTGGGGGTGCAGGGTCCGGGCGAAATCACGATCCGCTCAGGCTGCAGATTGCCTATTTCAGACAGGGTAATTCTGTCATTCCGGAACACCCGGATATCTTCACCCAGTTCCCCGAGATACTGGACGAGGTTATAGGTGAAAGAATCATAATTATCGATCATGAGAAGCATATGGACCTCAGCTCAATTCTCTTTCCGCCATGTCGACGGCTTTCATCATGCCCATGGCCTTATTGACCGTTTCCATGTATTCACGCGCGGGGACCGAATCGGCAACAATGCCGGCACCCGCTTGGACATA
Proteins encoded:
- a CDS encoding DUF2062 domain-containing protein, which produces MKLFSKIKDYILRFTKKGLTPKEIALGIAVGIFVAFVPVLGTHTVIAIFLASVLRVNTLIVLLGTQISNPVSYPFQLFLCAQVGNLLLHRSFLRITFSGDINYVSHYIWPILAGSLFLGVVLSGLSYLFVKGYLNRRNSTA
- a CDS encoding lipid-A-disaccharide synthase produces the protein MAKSFVNVNTMSTVMIIAGESSGELYGSLLARSLKRALPDVRLLGVGGERMREAGVELIARTSDAFGLTEAVSAYGKIREAFRRTVKALREHRPDVLVLIDYPDFNLKVGSIASSLGIRILYYVSPQIWAWRKGRIKKIARLVDRMAVILPFEEDIYRTAGVSCEFVGHPILEEISAVLGKESFGTQDSSLGESFTMNPQIRAESRSLLGLDPETPILSLLPGSRPSELTRHLPLLLNVVRKFKTDPATAHYRLCMPLSSNTDEGRYASWLSGFRDEGVHIHKGETVRTLAASDIAVVASGTATLQTALLEVPMVVIYKLSPLTYQLGKLILDVRHISLVNILSGREVVTELIQERADTETIMGELKKIISDTKYREGMRESLRNVREPFLGKTPSDRVAGMVIELAGGG
- a CDS encoding secondary thiamine-phosphate synthase enzyme YjbQ; translated protein: MVKHINVRSKSRVELIDITDMVQDVTKEANILKGVCFLYVPHTTAGITINEGADPSVQRDIQNALNRLVPHEMGYFHREGNADAHIKSTIVGTSVHVIIDEGKLLLGTWQSIFFCEFDGPRHRRIAIKFIH
- the lpxK gene encoding tetraacyldisaccharide 4'-kinase — its product is MTVLELVYHLGCILKKTAAHRNQKRLPRRVLSIGNMTVGGTGKTPAAIALAKEVMRRGLKPCILTRGYMGKARGPCLVSMGQGPLLDAKLAGDEAVLMAEKLPGATVVKGGNRYESGMFALNQMEPEHRPDLFILDDGFQHWSLFRDKNILLIDSANPFGNRRLIPLGTLREPLQEMKRADVIVLTKRASGSSPQAQDALMSEIRRHNGHASLFVAEHRPVAFRTLHGESFPLNWAENRTFFGFCGIGNPQSFRQTFLSVDAKKELKGIISFRDHHRYTQRDIQTVTRNAARTGAEWIVTTEKDIMRLRGLDLPEQIVSLSIEFITDGKFYDEVLRGLYSNSADA
- a CDS encoding DegT/DnrJ/EryC1/StrS family aminotransferase, producing the protein MVPMVDLKKQFRSIKGEVFSVLTEILESSHYILGAKVGEFEKKAAEYFHVKEGIGVASGTDAIHLALDALGIGEGHEVITTPFTFFATVEAVLYTGATPVFVDIEPETLNIDVRQLETHITKKTRAILPVHLFGHPADMEGIRKIARKYRLKVIEDCAQSFGAELHGKKAGSFGDAGCFSFYPSKNLGAYGDGGMIILDNPRVAETVRALRNHGSKGAYRHERVGFNSRLDEIQAGILLIKLGHIDEYNRKRRAHAALYNSLLGDSVQCPVEQQGAFHVYHQYTVMSGRRDAIQQTLRENGISSVVYYPVPLHLQKALKFLGYYKGDFPVAEKAAREVLSLPIYPELGERTIHKIAKVIREVA
- the trpD gene encoding anthranilate phosphoribosyltransferase yields the protein MIKEAIKMLVGNISLSEEEMAECMREIMEGKATDAQIGALLTALRLKGESVGEITGAARIMREKASAIKAPEGVLDTCGTGGDMSHTFNISTTTAFVVSGGDVPVAKHGNRSVSSQSGSADVLEALGIRIDLVPDKVEQCLFETGFGFLFAPLFHPAMKYAIGPRREMGIRTIFNILGPITNPAGAKRQILGVFAEKLTDVLALVLGNLGAVDAMVVHGEGGLDEVSISGKTKVARFRDGRVETFYIQPEDFGIWNSDIEHIHGGDKKENAEITLSILRGEKGPRRDIVLMNSAVAFIAAGKTEDFRTAFSMAADSIDSGRALKKLEEVKRVSNSL
- a CDS encoding 3-deoxy-D-manno-octulosonic acid transferase, producing the protein MIFVYSLLYMIVVLVLLPFEYFRRPKELRKRWLREKFGNLNAAILFGHTAPPAGRKSRGAVWIHAVSVGEVMAASALLGNLKERYPDRRLILSTITDTGRKVAGERAPGGTAVVYLPLDIPFILKRVIKKVSPELLIVIETELWPNLIRVFREHGIPVLLLNGRISEKSFKGYRKIRFFMKTVLAHVDFFGMQNNEYAERIRELGASRERIVTIGNFKFDISPPAKIPEWTNKLRGPVVTAGSTHEGEEDLLSAGYSALKEKFPDLTLIIAPRHPERFRGVEEMLRARDIPYMKRSALDDPASSPAVLQGMVILLDTVGELSAVYSVSDIAIIGKSFRGHGGQNPLEPAYWGKPIVCGPHMENFPVIAQFYQKGAAVEVREDALFPKIEELLLAPEKAGRMGITARELYAANTGAVGKAMEIIAGFLK
- a CDS encoding aminodeoxychorismate/anthranilate synthase component II — protein: MLLMIDNYDSFTYNLVQYLGELGEDIRVFRNDRITLSEIGNLQPERIVISPGPCTPKEAGISIAVITHFAGKIPILGVCLGHQAIGAAFGGEIIRAPRLMHGKTSLIHHDGRTIYASLPNPFEATRYHSLVIRKETLPACLEITAWTDAGEIMGVRHKEYVLEGVQFHPESILTKTGKDLLKNFLKLRIS
- a CDS encoding Gfo/Idh/MocA family oxidoreductase, translated to MAVRVGVIGVGYLGQHHARIYAELAETDLVAIVDIDREKADTLAGKYGCQAYYNHRDILGKVDALSIVTPTTSHYAIAIDCLSAQKDILIEKPITENIAQADEIIRESEKSGCIIQVGHLERYNPAVLAASAMFNEPVFIESERFSPFLGRGTDVDVTLDLMIHDIDIILSLVTIPVKEIRAVGAKVLTDKIDVAKAWIEFENGCAALATVSRLSPEKLRRLKVFQRDSYIAVDYQNSEVRRYFKNAEGIASDIIKPEKTEPLKEELKDFIRCVQGRQKPKVSAVEGRNALHVVMKITDKIIL